Within the Glycine soja cultivar W05 chromosome 3, ASM419377v2, whole genome shotgun sequence genome, the region tttttattttttgaaaactattttcatttttaaaagattaaaattctgaaaatatatttggtttgattttttattttctactttCAGGAAAAATACAGAAGGAGAGAAGCGTGTGAAGGAAAGgaaggaaatgtatttttatatttgcttaaaattacattctttgtcaccgcgttttcattttatccaaaatgaAGTTCccatttttaactaaaaacactgaaaatggaattttattgttttcattttttggttttcttaaaaaaatatttttactaaaaatattttcaaaaattcaatcaaacacatttccatcaccattttctattttcagtaaaaatgaaaacatgaaacaaccaaaccaaacaccttCTTAAAAATTCCTAAAGTTTCTTACCATTAGAGTAAAATTGTATATGAAtttcttataataatataacaCCACAAAAAGTAatgtatgaattaaaaaaataacttaagaaattttgataaaagatACTCTAacaatactattaattaaaaatgagatgattttaaatattatctaGTTAATGGCAAATATATGATACAATTTTACCTTGgaagaatatttttcttttatggatATGGAGTAACTAAACATTTCCTATGGAGGGTTATTCATGCGGCAATAAGATCAAAATTGGTCCAACTGTTGATTCAAGAGGAGTAGCAGCCTGTTATTAATTCTTGGTGGCAGCCAAACATACTCAAGGTTTGCAATACCTAGCTATAAGAATATTCTGATCTACTTGCAATATTGAAAGATCCCCTTAGATAAGTTGATAATTAATGAAGATCGATAATGCATTATCTGGGACGAAACATATATGactcaaaaacaatattttgaagtatcgaaaaaaaaaacaatattttgaaGTTGCTGATACAATATTCTGAGATATTCTCTGGTTCTAGAATAGCAATGCCAACCTTCTTTTCctggaaaaaaaatagtcaattaTATAGAGATTTTCTgtaataaattacataaatcatcgatcatttttattttttttaaaatatccaataaaataaaacaatttattcGTTAAGAATAAACATATTTGTAAAttgtaaacaagaaaaagtacCAGGTATTGATATTATATACCACAAATTATTGTGCATAATAAGTTTGataatttatagaaattatttaaaaaataaaactaacaagtaatttataattaaatgatcgTGTAGAATAAGGgcataatcattaatttttttgtaaattagggaaaaaaatataaactttaggTGAAAAATATAAAGTTCATATTATTTTGGGGTGAATTTGCGGTTGATGAAAAAAAACTGatgcaataaaaaagaaagaaataaatgaaaggtagagtaaaaatgaaataaaagaaaaaagaaaaaaaaatatatattactcgAGAACCGTCCAAGCTTCTCTCTTCGTTCTTGGATTTCCTTTTGCGAAAATGAAGTTCCTAGTTTTAGTGGTCTAACTAAAGTCAAAGGACAAGAAAGCTGCACTAATCAAGTAGAATCATCTCACAGCAAACAAGCTAAGGATATACCACCCATATccgaaagaaataagaaaaaaacaaaaagtcgGAAAGTGGTCGGCATGCTACATgtgcataaaataatttagatctACTGGCCacgtatttatttatatttatttttgtgctCATATTTATTTACTTCCTGTCTTATATAATAAGTATTGTTTTAAGTTTTCTttacataaactaaaaaaaataataaatatatggaagataataaaaaatttcaaaattaattttattattaatattacattgaaaatataaaatgacatctATTAAGaatactagtaaaaaaaataattaatagtacTTTAGAACTTATTCTCTCATGGAAGGAAAACTCACTCTCAggcataaaaacaaataaagtgtCAGAACATCTTAAAatttacaacaaaaatatataatattaaatatattttaaatttatatatccaatatttttttatttttaatatatttaataaatctcTTTAAATCTTATCAAAACAAATTATAGCATTTTTGTGTACAATAATAATGAGGTTTGAATTTAGGATCCATACAAAGTGTCCAAACCTCCACCAATAATACAAGTGGTATTAAAATAATGATCTTGTTAACCAATTTCTTAAGAAacaaattaatgaattaaaataaaaaatatttattatgaaaaatataagagagcataaaaaaaaagttaaattataattttggtttccaTAATTTCTCAAATCCATAATTTTGATCCCATGAATTTTAATTGCAAAATTTAGTCTCCCTAGTCTTATAAATTAGTGATATTGATCATTCTAatacattattaataaataattatgacaaattgagttattaaattaatcaaaatcattaattattaaaaaatgaataaaaaattagtcgCTTCGATCTCCAGTGAGGCATGCGACTACAATGATAATAATACCACAttagaattaataatttttttattaaagtttttttcatGACAACCATTCACAAATTTGCGGTGCCTTTCTTCTATGTCTTGCGTAAGACTAACACACACTCCACTGTGGTTTGGGATCACCTGCAGTTCGAAACATAACTGCACCGTCCTGCAGGCTGCAGCTATACATCCAACGGAAGCATATAATATTGCTAACTATACTTTTCTATATTATAACtattataagaaaacaaaattttagtgGTTAACATTGTGTTCATCCTCATCTCTGTAAACACCGTTTCGATCTCCAGTGAGGCATGCCACTACAATGATAATAACACCACATtaggattaataattttttaatgaagttttttataatgtaatatttttatttaatttataattaattttgtatttctaataatcataattattagttaataatatatgaagggaatcaaaattactaatttataaaattaaaaaactaaatgttataattaaaaattagaaactaaaattatggatttaaaaaagtaaaagaaccaaaattataattcaaccaaaaaaaaaataagaaacacataaaaagttatttaaaccCTTCAACAAATTGTAGAcctattataataataactaaatgtagttgttttaattatgaaaaataattagatttaataattaattttaaaataattaatttaaaataatgttatacattaattataattatctatttttatgaGTCAAATAAGGATCTGCTTTTACATTATAAAAGTGCTGGTTAACATGGGCATCAGTGTACATATTTCAGTTTCAAcattaaacttaattaaaaaataattcatctttttataaaaaataatcagttTTAGGTTGTTTAACTTAGTagttttttccttttacttATTTCTGTAGACTGTAGAGTGTCTTGTCCTACTGTTATCCTGAATTTTGACTTATGAATCATGTGCTGGAACTTTCTTGTCTCTCTCTGACAATCATTTGCTAATTTGCGGCGCCGTTCTTCAATGTCTTGGGTTACACTGAGACACACTCCACTATGGATTCCATCAATAAGCTtcgactatatatatatatatgccccCCTAAGCATTGAACTTGCATTCGAATCCAACCCTCGGAATCATTACAGTGTAGAGTTTGTAGGAAAACCCTCAGAATCATAACCAtgctcattttcttcttcactcttcTAGTGTCCTTCTCAGGgtttctccttctctttttgGACACACAACCAGAACAACAACGTAGTCATAATTATAACCATGCACCTCTTTCGCACCCAATCATTGGATGCCTCGTCTCTTTCTACCAAAACCGCCACCGTCTACTGGATTGGTACACCGAACACTTAGCCAATTCCCCGACACAGACCATCGTCGTGCGCCGCCTCGGAGCACGACGCACGGTGGTGACGGCGAACCCTCGCAACGTGGAGTATATTTTAAAGACCAATTTCGGTAACTTCCCCAAAGGCAAACCCTTCACCGAAATCCTCGGCGACCTTCTCGGCTGCGGCATATTCAACGTCGACGGCGAGCTGTGGCACACCCAGCGCAAGTTAGCGAGCCACGAGTTCAGCACGCGCTCCCTCAAAGACTTCATCGTGAAGACACTTCAAGAAGAGACTCAACAAAGGCTTCTTCCATTGCTGGAGCATGCAGCACGTGAGAGCCACGTGATCGACTTGCAGGACGTGCTGAGGAGGCTCACGTTCGATACTGTGTGCAGGGTGTCGCTGGGATACGACCCCAGCTGTTTAGATCTCGCGAAGCCCCTGCCGCCTCTTCTGACGGCGTTCGACACCGCGTCGGAGGTCAGCGCCGCTCGTGGCGCGGCGCCGGTGTTTCTGGTGTGGAAGATGAAGAGAATCCTCAACGTTGGCTCAGAGAAATCATTGAAGGAAGCAGTGAAGCTAGTGCACGAGTCCGTGGTGAAGATTATAAAAGCGAAGAAAGATAAAATTGCATTCAATGAAAGAAATTGCGGCATGGATTTGCTTGATAGGTTGTTGAAAGCAGGACACGAGGAAATCGTGGTGAGAGATATGGTTATAAGCATGATAATGGCGGGGAGGGACACCACTTCCGCAGCAATGACGTGGCTGTTTTGGTTGTTATCAAAGCATAGAGAGCAAGAAGCATCGTTAGTTAAAGAGTTTTCTTTCGGAGAAAACGAAAATAAGTGTTTGGATTATGAGtgtttgaaagaaatgaaattgTTGAAGGCATGTTTGTGTGAGTCCATGAGGTTATACCCGCCAGTGGCATGGGACTCGAAGCATGCGGGTGGTGCTGACGTGTTACCAGATGGGACCCACGTGGGGAAAGGGGATAGGGTGACCTATTTTCCGTATGGGATGGGGAGAATGGAGGCTCTGTGGGGGAAGGATTGTTGTGAGTTTAAGCCAGAAAGATGGTTTGATGAGGAGAGTGTGAAGAAAGGGGTTCTGAAGTGTGTGAATCCTTATAAGTTTCCGGTGTTTCAGGCTGGGCCGAGAGTGTGTATTGGGAGGGAAATGGCTTTCATTCAGATGGAGTATGTGGTGGCTTCTATTCTCAACCGCTTTGTGATTTCGCCTGTTTCTGATGACTATCCTCGTTTTGTTCCTCTTCTGACGGCTCATATGGCTGGAGGGTTCAAAGTGAGGGTCCACTACAGAAATGGAACTCAAAGAATCAAGCTAGAGTGAATCACAAGTGGGGCTgaaattataagttaattaataCTGTCTCCTGCTTGGTTGGACGGTAGCATATACTATCTTTCGTTTTTAGTTGTGGTATTGGATTGGCATGCTTGCTTCTTGGACCAAAATCATCTTCTATGTAAAGTAATCTTATATTGTTTGATGTGATTTGTCTTTATGCACctgattataaatttatataaggtgtaaatatatttttagtttttttaatttaagataaGTTTCTTTCTAatcttctaaatttaaaattgatattttttaattattgtaatttggagagcccaaaaccttataaacccCACACTAAAATCTCATACTTCGAGGGTGGGACTCAAGCATCATACCTTACAATTGGATACTGACACATGATATGGATCGATCtagattaataaaaaacaacaaGAACTTAAAAGAAATTCCTTATAAAACCAGTAGTAGGTGCACTTTGTGATAGTAATGAGATGAGCACCCGAAGGCTGACACTTGCAGTTGGTTGCAAAGCTAAAAATTATGGTAAGGTGGCGGAAAATGCATTTTTATTACTGAAAAGCCAAATGACAGAGTAACAATACAAATCATATCTTATCCTATGTCAGCTTAGCTTGAATGTAAACACAATATTTAATAACTAGTGTTATCAATACACAAGATGCTTAACAATGTTCACACAGATTCTTATCAACAAAATTGACAAACATGCATTCACATTTACCTCGTTCCTTAGCAATATTTGTTCTACTGGAATTCAAGCACCTGCATGTCTCTGCAAGATCTCATCAATTATGTTCTGTTTCAAATGCCAGGGCAACTTAACTGCCACAGTTTCACTCGAAAACTCCCCTTCTAAAGCCTTCACCTATATTAGAACAACGATTTCACAACATTAACTTCAGCAAGTGACTAATGGAAGCAGATACAATACAAACGGTTCACACCTCTAAGTCTTACCCACTTAATTAACTCCACAGGTTTAAAGAAAAGAGGGCAAATCTACAGGTATGCCGAGTCACGAGATTGTAGGAAGAACACTGGAAGGGGTGTGTTGAGTCACGAGAGTGTACGGGTGTGTCGTCGTGGAAGGTGTGAGCTGAGTATGACCACGAGATTGAAGATGACAAAGGAGTCACGATGATTGAGGAAGGGAGAGCTGAGTGACGATACGAACAGAGTGACGAAGGCTAGGACTTGCAACTCAGTCT harbors:
- the LOC114406286 gene encoding cytochrome P450 94B3-like, giving the protein MLIFFFTLLVSFSGFLLLFLDTQPEQQRSHNYNHAPLSHPIIGCLVSFYQNRHRLLDWYTEHLANSPTQTIVVRRLGARRTVVTANPRNVEYILKTNFGNFPKGKPFTEILGDLLGCGIFNVDGELWHTQRKLASHEFSTRSLKDFIVKTLQEETQQRLLPLLEHAARESHVIDLQDVLRRLTFDTVCRVSLGYDPSCLDLAKPLPPLLTAFDTASEVSAARGAAPVFLVWKMKRILNVGSEKSLKEAVKLVHESVVKIIKAKKDKIAFNERNCGMDLLDRLLKAGHEEIVVRDMVISMIMAGRDTTSAAMTWLFWLLSKHREQEASLVKEFSFGENENKCLDYECLKEMKLLKACLCESMRLYPPVAWDSKHAGGADVLPDGTHVGKGDRVTYFPYGMGRMEALWGKDCCEFKPERWFDEESVKKGVLKCVNPYKFPVFQAGPRVCIGREMAFIQMEYVVASILNRFVISPVSDDYPRFVPLLTAHMAGGFKVRVHYRNGTQRIKLE